From the Gymnogyps californianus isolate 813 chromosome 24, ASM1813914v2, whole genome shotgun sequence genome, one window contains:
- the LOC127025613 gene encoding uncharacterized protein LOC127025613, whose translation MEQQLRPYTSPEQGGLVTCNEPCSFSSRFLCQILQLSFVKYLLKILQKASVWIGFVVPVETVISKVYPTQSPTRPGRLAKKRRGRLMRLLLSIVPTRIQNILGYLPADWGQSNMPKEILEALINPSNKANKRKRDDVALEEQESWLVVLERDLPEDDSEDITYEPSDVETDSEEYKSQNDTEADLELEEQDGITTLKESSNLQSCSLTMPLSLQVKDVQPAGVSDTLELLAASTELGAEDPAGSSSGEDVPDVDSGAGDAQKPQADVSSGDGSEQEADADCDDSSSLSQYGDKQKP comes from the exons ATGGAGCAGCAACTAAGGCCATACACCAGCCCGGAGCAG GGGGGGCTGGTTACCTGCAATGAGccctgctccttctccagcaGGTTCCTGTGCCAGATCCTTCAGCTGAGTTTTGTCAAGTACCTG CTGAAGATCCTTCAGAAAGCATCAGTCTGGATTGGATTTGTGGTCCCTGTGGAGACCGTTATCAGCAAAGTCTACCCCACACAGTCTCCCACCAGGCCTGGACGACTTGCCAAGAAGCGCCGGGGGAGGCTAATGcgcctcctcctctccattGTCCCCACCAGGATCCAGAACATCCTGGGCTACCTGCCAGCAGACTGGGGCCAGAGCAACATGCCCAAGG AGATCCTAGAAGCTCTGATCAACCCATCtaacaaagcaaacaagagGAAGCGGGATGATGTAGCTCTGGAGGAGCAAGAGTCCTGGTTGGTGGTACTGGAGAGGGACCTGCCAGAGGATGACTCTGAAGACATCACATATGAG ccctcagATGTGGAAACAGATAGTGAGGAGTACAAGTCCCAGAATGACACTGAGGCAGACCTGGAACTTGAAGAGCAGGATGGGATCACTACGCTGAAGGAGTCATCAAATCTCCAG AGCTGCAGTCTAACCATGCCCCTGTCTCTGCAAGTGAAGGACGTACAACCCGCTGGGGTTAGTGATACCCTagagctgctggctgcaagcacagagctgggagcagaggatCCAGCTGGGTCCAGCAGTGGGGAAGATGTTCCAGATGTCGATAGTGGTGCTGGTGATGCCCAGAAGCCACAAGCTGATGTGAGCAGTGGGGATGGCAGTGAGCAGGAGGCTGATGCAGACTGTGATGACAGCAGCAGTTTGTCACAGTATGGG GATAAGCAGAAACCCTGA